Genomic segment of Arachis stenosperma cultivar V10309 chromosome 4, arast.V10309.gnm1.PFL2, whole genome shotgun sequence:
gcagaTCTCCTATCAAAGTTGGCCAGCACTAAACCCGGAGAAGGCAAccggtctctcatccaaggTATGGCGAGGGAGCCGGCGGTCACCTTGCATTTATCAAGGCTGGGTCCTtcatggctagaccccatcaccaGCTTCTTAGAAAATGGCAAACTCCCCGACGACAAAAAGCGTGCCGCAAAACTGAGAAGGGAAGCAGCCAAATACGCGGTCATTCAGGGACAGCTATTCAAGAAAGGGCTCAACCAGCCCCTACTGAAATGCTTACATCCCGACCAGACGGACtacgtcctcagggaagtccaTGAAGGCTGCTGCGGACACCACATAGGGGGCAAAGCCTTAGCAAGAAAGTTGATCC
This window contains:
- the LOC130975001 gene encoding uncharacterized protein LOC130975001, translated to MAREPAVTLHLSRLGPSWLDPITSFLENGKLPDDKKRAAKLRREAAKYAVIQGQLFKKGLNQPLLKCLHPDQTDYVLREVHEGCCGHHIGGKALARKLIRAGYYWPSMMADSKEFVRKCVKCR